From a region of the Ignavibacteriota bacterium genome:
- a CDS encoding T9SS type A sorting domain-containing protein — translation MRSPSRFPNIGAALLFAVLFLASVAGALAFPSGRGAAAASRVPGDPPKLLAPTLSLTKSSSVDTVQSGVMFTYTISYTVSSTNQDALNAVIVDSLPTGLDWTSAAVIGNAQVASSNVNTSTGVVTLTMISPLPAGSSGSVQINVMFPSGTTPNNLTVCNKARMTASNATATVSNLVCVVARAVHRFTFVKEHFIGNALNGSVIYRLRVINPAGNNIGGLNLNAASIKDTLIPGAVFVSATGGGSHLAGVVTWSIPTIAVSPWYQPAYYDFYLTVQYPSPPFTQNQTVCNRATLHGTPVGASPISLPDTACVTLVTAAPGVQFLKGPWWSPMPNRIPGCNGYYYLYPSNTGNAPVDSMKVTDILPTEVKVTSFTTGSYNNFSGGSVTVRYRTNVNAAWTTVGTYTTNTSINVYSAPISLPPVQFITQLQWDYGTVPVGFSTNAPPTINFTLQPNDLVTSAPVLVGDTITNCATLTSQFGGNPLTPITSCKTFTVASAAPSLSTYKSVISTGPYFPGDTVRYIMYLYNQGTAPLNNPVVVDNLPPGFSYAGGVTYSSLNGAPNPSTLGPSISTTPSTVTWNFSSPMPANSCTGPTYIYLIEFNAVIAQGTAPGNYCNTFTFGGSNHPTLNSNQACIVVNSVPTLESKKLVKGALDTAYAATGNTVSGGAVDYQLTITNTGNVTMKDILVVDILPYIGDVGVVNWSTARNSQWAPNLIGPVAAPPGVTVYYSLQTNPCRTDLTLAGPGGCVAPVWYTYAGLIGGGYNVTQVRSLKFDFGILTLAPLQTFTLTWPMTAPIGAPIGTVACNSFGYVAKRADNNAVIGPAEPQQVCIEIKQPNPAIYGDYVWNDLNQNGIQEAGEPGLNGVMVELWNVGPDVTAGTFDDYLAVNNSNVTIPFVMTANNMSSQPGYYQFTNLQPGTYYARFFPPPGFVVSLLNQGGNPQLDSDANPVFGPTYGWTVPVTLAANAIDTTWDMGVYFREQTPQNCKEYRAQALPIQGQKDCCWNVRFTRTTAVSSIRFTIQPANTITSTVPPAGWIATPQGGVYPTPSVTLVPPSAGNGIDTAMFCFNMVTPPVQLLFVEWLDAQGAVICRDTARIDCTPNTNTGNTGGVKFEDKNGNGVQDASEPGLADWPITLIPVGGGRPLITRTDARGRYRFDGIAPGTYHIVEEQRVGWAQTSPASGAHTIVVPPVDTSDHDFGNTTIPCTTPTDTINLSLGTTDNFVGPEASVIGPALTAWNSTNYNLPTIGFDRWNQEPMGWFFGQTFTGYAQQGCFVMGARLRIRLKAIGTGAANDGIGIVAGPNLAWYLPITGVSSNGFWAPNQTETIVLDLGNLPMGTNGATSVLAAIASGTFNIFVQNNTAVDFVELQIYICCPDELGTATLQGVKFHDVNCDGKWDPATEPTLPNWTINLSNGQTATTNNAGQWTLTVPAPGSYTVSEATVYPWYQSFPTSPGTYTVSVVPGQTVSNLNFGNCLKDTIIVVPVEHCDSLIGASLDTACCQYNFTIANNVASPITSISWSLVGATLNSMTTTPCTPVAAPAPGSTSGVLLFSPACVGNLGFNISVTPLLPSGLVGLQLVVHHGDKDSCVLITRFECDRTPLTRCDSVTVKPFVFVGLDLSGRTFTVYNVKVPVSPIVWIDIKPTPPPAFLQGGGLVIDGIGTPWSVPYTRIPLAGLISANTTVKFNLGVDYTLGWTGAITLVIHHADGDSCTYTYGPWSATPPTGGGTVVALPIQKRVYANRLRLQNTGQNTAVKWVSVQVVDRDDRIVGASGKYWDGTTLESGYARLSEYEQGQTEALFEFAERIAPGAVSPFFNLVVARDSAKSGAPTIRWTTYDGQGNALATDTVRITTQVLSIRGEQGSLPEGFDLLSSFPNPATGITTVNYMLGTAGDVILELYNHLGEQRAILDQGLRQRGLQSVQFNTSGLPAGTYYLRLSAGDAAVVRPMVVVK, via the coding sequence ATGAGATCACCGTCACGTTTTCCGAATATTGGAGCGGCACTGTTGTTCGCCGTCCTTTTCCTCGCGTCTGTCGCAGGCGCACTGGCTTTCCCGTCCGGCCGAGGTGCCGCCGCGGCGAGCCGCGTACCGGGTGATCCGCCCAAACTCCTGGCTCCGACACTCTCGCTCACGAAGTCGTCGAGTGTCGACACCGTACAGTCGGGCGTGATGTTCACGTACACGATCAGCTACACCGTGTCGTCCACGAATCAGGACGCGCTGAACGCCGTGATCGTGGATTCGCTGCCGACCGGACTCGACTGGACCAGCGCGGCCGTCATAGGCAACGCGCAGGTGGCGAGCAGCAATGTGAACACCTCGACCGGCGTTGTCACGCTCACCATGATCAGTCCGCTCCCCGCGGGCTCATCCGGTTCCGTGCAGATCAACGTGATGTTCCCCTCGGGCACGACACCCAACAATCTGACCGTGTGCAACAAGGCCCGCATGACCGCATCCAACGCCACCGCCACGGTGAGCAATCTGGTGTGTGTTGTTGCACGGGCGGTGCACCGCTTCACGTTTGTGAAGGAACACTTTATCGGCAACGCGTTGAACGGCAGCGTGATCTACCGCCTGCGTGTCATTAATCCCGCCGGCAACAACATCGGCGGACTGAACCTGAACGCCGCCTCCATCAAGGATACGCTGATTCCGGGGGCGGTGTTTGTCAGCGCCACGGGCGGCGGCTCGCATCTCGCCGGTGTTGTCACATGGAGCATCCCCACCATCGCTGTGAGTCCATGGTATCAGCCCGCCTACTACGACTTCTATCTCACGGTGCAGTACCCCTCGCCGCCCTTCACGCAGAATCAAACCGTCTGCAACCGCGCGACGCTGCACGGCACTCCTGTCGGCGCGTCCCCGATATCGCTGCCCGACACGGCGTGTGTGACACTTGTCACCGCGGCTCCGGGTGTGCAGTTCCTCAAGGGTCCGTGGTGGTCGCCCATGCCGAATCGTATCCCCGGCTGTAACGGATATTACTACCTGTATCCGTCGAATACGGGCAACGCGCCGGTTGACAGCATGAAGGTCACCGACATATTGCCGACCGAAGTGAAGGTTACCAGCTTCACGACCGGCTCGTATAACAACTTCAGCGGCGGATCCGTCACTGTGCGCTACCGGACCAACGTCAACGCGGCCTGGACCACGGTCGGCACATACACCACAAACACGTCGATCAACGTGTACAGTGCGCCGATCAGTCTGCCACCCGTGCAGTTCATCACGCAGTTGCAGTGGGATTACGGCACAGTGCCGGTGGGCTTCTCGACAAACGCGCCGCCCACCATCAACTTCACGCTGCAGCCCAACGACCTCGTGACCAGCGCGCCGGTGCTTGTGGGCGACACCATCACCAACTGCGCGACACTTACCTCGCAGTTCGGCGGCAATCCGCTCACACCCATCACGAGCTGCAAGACGTTCACCGTCGCATCGGCCGCTCCGTCGCTCAGCACATACAAGAGCGTCATCAGCACCGGGCCGTACTTCCCCGGCGACACCGTGCGGTACATCATGTACCTGTACAATCAGGGCACCGCGCCGCTCAACAATCCCGTGGTTGTGGACAATCTGCCGCCCGGCTTCAGCTACGCGGGAGGTGTGACATACTCGAGTCTCAACGGCGCACCGAATCCGTCCACACTCGGACCCTCGATCTCGACCACACCCTCAACAGTGACGTGGAATTTCAGTTCGCCGATGCCCGCCAATTCGTGCACGGGACCGACGTACATCTATCTCATCGAATTCAACGCCGTGATCGCGCAGGGCACAGCCCCGGGTAATTACTGCAACACGTTCACATTCGGCGGATCGAATCATCCGACGCTGAACTCGAATCAGGCGTGTATCGTGGTCAACAGCGTGCCCACGCTCGAATCCAAGAAACTCGTGAAGGGCGCGCTCGACACGGCCTACGCGGCCACGGGCAACACCGTGTCAGGCGGCGCCGTCGATTATCAGCTCACCATCACCAACACGGGCAATGTCACGATGAAGGACATCCTCGTTGTGGACATCCTGCCGTACATCGGCGACGTGGGTGTGGTGAACTGGAGCACCGCGCGCAACAGCCAGTGGGCACCGAATCTCATCGGTCCCGTTGCCGCGCCCCCGGGTGTCACCGTGTATTACTCGCTGCAGACGAATCCCTGCCGCACCGATCTGACGCTGGCGGGTCCGGGCGGCTGCGTCGCGCCCGTGTGGTACACCTATGCCGGGCTCATCGGCGGCGGTTACAACGTCACGCAGGTGCGCTCGCTGAAGTTCGACTTCGGCATATTGACACTCGCGCCGCTGCAGACCTTCACGCTTACCTGGCCTATGACCGCGCCCATCGGCGCGCCTATCGGCACAGTGGCCTGCAACTCGTTCGGCTACGTCGCAAAACGCGCCGACAACAATGCGGTGATTGGACCGGCCGAACCGCAGCAGGTCTGCATCGAGATCAAACAGCCCAATCCCGCGATATACGGCGACTACGTCTGGAACGATCTGAATCAGAACGGCATCCAGGAAGCGGGTGAACCAGGCCTCAACGGCGTGATGGTGGAACTGTGGAACGTCGGACCCGACGTCACCGCGGGCACCTTCGACGATTATCTGGCCGTCAACAATTCCAACGTCACGATTCCCTTCGTGATGACCGCCAACAACATGAGCAGCCAACCCGGCTACTATCAGTTCACGAATCTGCAGCCGGGCACGTATTATGCGCGCTTCTTCCCGCCTCCCGGCTTTGTTGTCAGTCTGTTGAATCAGGGCGGCAATCCGCAGCTCGACAGCGACGCGAATCCGGTGTTTGGTCCGACCTACGGCTGGACCGTGCCTGTGACCCTCGCCGCAAACGCGATCGACACAACCTGGGACATGGGAGTGTACTTCCGTGAACAGACGCCGCAGAACTGCAAGGAATACCGCGCGCAGGCCCTGCCCATACAGGGACAGAAGGACTGCTGCTGGAACGTGCGCTTCACCCGCACCACCGCGGTGAGTTCGATACGCTTCACCATTCAGCCGGCGAACACGATTACCTCCACCGTGCCACCGGCCGGTTGGATCGCGACCCCGCAGGGCGGCGTGTATCCGACACCGTCCGTTACACTCGTGCCGCCTTCCGCGGGCAACGGCATCGACACCGCGATGTTCTGCTTCAACATGGTGACGCCGCCGGTGCAGCTCCTCTTTGTCGAATGGCTCGACGCACAGGGCGCGGTGATCTGCCGCGACACCGCGCGCATCGATTGCACGCCGAACACCAACACCGGCAACACGGGCGGTGTGAAGTTCGAGGACAAGAACGGCAACGGTGTGCAGGACGCGAGCGAACCCGGCCTCGCCGACTGGCCCATCACACTCATCCCCGTCGGCGGCGGACGTCCGCTGATCACACGCACCGACGCGCGCGGCCGCTACCGTTTCGACGGCATCGCGCCGGGCACCTATCACATCGTGGAGGAGCAGCGTGTCGGTTGGGCGCAGACCTCTCCTGCGAGCGGTGCACACACCATCGTCGTGCCGCCGGTCGACACATCCGACCACGACTTCGGCAACACCACCATACCGTGTACCACACCGACAGATACAATCAATCTCTCGCTCGGCACCACCGACAATTTTGTCGGACCCGAAGCATCCGTGATCGGACCCGCTCTCACCGCGTGGAACAGCACCAACTACAATCTCCCGACCATCGGCTTCGACCGCTGGAATCAGGAGCCCATGGGGTGGTTCTTCGGGCAGACCTTCACCGGCTACGCGCAGCAGGGCTGCTTCGTGATGGGCGCGCGCCTGCGCATCCGTCTCAAGGCCATCGGCACCGGCGCCGCGAACGACGGCATCGGCATTGTGGCCGGGCCGAATCTCGCCTGGTATCTCCCGATCACGGGCGTGTCGTCCAACGGCTTCTGGGCGCCGAATCAAACCGAGACCATCGTGCTTGATCTCGGCAATCTGCCCATGGGTACCAACGGTGCAACAAGCGTGCTTGCGGCGATCGCGTCGGGCACCTTCAACATCTTCGTGCAGAACAACACCGCCGTCGACTTCGTGGAGTTGCAGATCTACATCTGCTGCCCCGACGAGCTCGGCACCGCCACGCTGCAGGGTGTCAAGTTCCACGACGTGAACTGCGACGGCAAGTGGGATCCGGCAACGGAACCGACACTGCCGAACTGGACGATCAACCTCAGCAACGGCCAGACCGCAACGACCAACAATGCGGGCCAGTGGACGCTCACCGTCCCCGCGCCCGGCAGTTACACCGTGTCGGAAGCCACCGTCTATCCGTGGTATCAGAGCTTCCCCACGTCTCCCGGCACATACACCGTGTCGGTGGTGCCCGGGCAGACCGTCTCGAATCTCAACTTCGGCAACTGCCTGAAAGACACCATCATCGTGGTGCCTGTCGAGCACTGCGATTCGCTCATCGGCGCCTCGCTCGACACGGCGTGCTGCCAGTACAATTTCACCATCGCCAACAACGTCGCCTCGCCGATCACCAGCATCAGTTGGTCGCTTGTCGGCGCGACACTCAACTCGATGACCACCACGCCCTGCACACCCGTCGCGGCCCCCGCGCCGGGCAGCACCTCGGGCGTGCTGCTCTTCTCGCCCGCGTGTGTCGGCAATCTCGGCTTCAACATTTCCGTGACGCCGCTGCTGCCGTCAGGACTCGTCGGCCTGCAGCTTGTTGTTCATCACGGAGATAAGGACTCGTGTGTCCTAATTACACGCTTCGAATGCGACCGTACGCCGCTGACGCGCTGCGACTCCGTCACGGTGAAGCCCTTCGTATTTGTCGGGCTCGACCTCTCGGGCCGCACGTTCACGGTGTACAACGTCAAGGTACCCGTCTCGCCGATCGTGTGGATCGACATCAAGCCGACACCACCGCCCGCGTTCCTGCAGGGCGGCGGCCTCGTGATCGACGGCATCGGCACACCGTGGTCCGTGCCCTACACACGCATCCCGCTCGCGGGCCTCATCAGCGCCAACACGACGGTGAAGTTTAATCTCGGCGTTGATTACACGCTTGGCTGGACCGGTGCAATCACACTGGTGATACACCATGCGGACGGCGACAGTTGTACGTATACGTACGGGCCATGGTCCGCCACACCTCCCACCGGCGGCGGCACCGTTGTCGCGTTGCCGATACAGAAGCGCGTATACGCGAACCGTCTGCGTCTGCAGAACACCGGCCAGAACACCGCGGTGAAATGGGTGTCGGTGCAGGTGGTGGACCGCGACGACCGCATCGTGGGTGCATCGGGCAAGTATTGGGACGGCACAACACTCGAAAGCGGCTACGCGCGTCTTTCCGAATACGAGCAGGGGCAGACCGAAGCCCTGTTCGAATTCGCCGAGCGTATCGCACCGGGAGCCGTTTCGCCCTTCTTCAACCTCGTAGTTGCGCGTGACTCCGCCAAGAGTGGCGCACCGACCATCCGTTGGACCACCTACGACGGTCAGGGCAACGCGCTGGCAACCGACACCGTGCGCATCACCACACAGGTGCTGTCGATACGCGGCGAGCAGGGGTCGCTGCCGGAAGGCTTCGATCTTCTGAGCAGCTTCCCGAATCCCGCCACCGGCATCACCACGGTGAACTACATGCTGGGCACCGCGGGCGATGTGATTCTCGAACTCTATAATCACCTCGGTGAGCAGCGGGCCATCCTCGATCAGGGGTTGCGCCAGCGCGGCCTGCAGTCGGTGCAGTTCAACACCAGCGGACTCCCCGCCGGCACGTACTATCTGCGTCTCAGCGCCGGCGACGCCGCCGTCGTCCGACCGATGGTTGTTGTCAAGTAA